The DNA sequence CAACACGACACTCACGTTCCGCCCCTTCACCGTCTCGGTCTCCGACACCGCGGTCGCCGATCTGCAGGATCGCCTCGCCCGCACCCGCCTTCCCCAGTCGTCGCCCACGGACGACTGGGATGCCGGCACCCCCAACTCGTACCTGCGTGAGGCGATCGCAGCGTGGCGCGACTTCGACTGGGCCGCGGCGGAGCGGCGGATCAACGACGTCCCCCACTTCACGACCGAGATCGACGGGCAGACCATCCATTTCATCCACGTGCGCTCTCCGCATGACGGTGCGACGCCGATCCTCCTCGCGCACACCTACCCGGGGTCCGCCGTCGACTACCTCGACCTCATCGACGAGCTCGTCGACCCGGTCGCGCACGGCGGTCGTGCTGAGGACGCCTTCGACGTCGTCATCCCCGACGCGCCCGGCTACGGCTTCTCGCAGCCGCTCGCGTCGCCAGGCTGGACGACCGCGAGGGTCGCCGCCGCCTACGACCGTCTGATGCGGGGACTCGGTTACGAGTCGTACGGCATCCACGGCTCCGACAACGGAGCGATGGTCGCGCGCGAACTCGGTCTGCGGAATCCGGACGGGTTCCTCGGTCTGCACGTGCTGCAGCTGTTCTCGTTCCCGTCGGGCGACCCGACGGAGTTCGAGAAGCTGGAGCCGCAGGACTACGCCGCCCTTGAGCACATGCAGTGGTTCCAGTCGGTCGGCGGCTACAACGCCATGAACGCCTCGCGTCCGCAGACGGTGTCGGTGGGGCTGAGCGATTCCCCGGCCGGGCTGCTCGCCTACAGCGAGCTGTTCACCTCCTTCGGCAACGGGACTTCGCTCGTGCCGCTCGAGAAGATCCTGCTCGAGGTGAGCGTCACCTGGTTCGCGAACGCGGCGTCGGGCATGAGCCACAGCTACCTCGAGAACGCCAGGGCGGATGCCGCTGCCGAAGGCGCTGCGCCGAAGGTCAACGCGGCGCCGACCGGAGTCGCTGTGTTCGCCGACGACTTCCAGACCATCCGGGTGTTCGCCGAGCGCGACAACTCGAACATCGTGCACTGGAGCCGGTTCGACGAGGGCGGGCACTACGCCGCGCTCGAACGGCCGGCGGTGCTCGCCGCCGACATCCGCAGCTTCTTCGCCGGGCTCCGCTGACCGGACGCCGACGCCGGCTCCCCCGTATCCGCGGATGCGGGGGAGCCCTATGCTGACCCCATGATCGAGGAGTGGAGCGAGTTCCACGTCGCGATGGCCGGCGCTACCGCGGCCCTCGCCGGCCTCGTCATCGTGGCCGCCAGCGTGAACATCGCCGAGATCGTCAAGTCGCGCACCCTGACGGCTCGACTGCTCGCGGGGATCGCGGCGCTTCTCCTCGCCCTCACGGTCTGCGCTCTCGGTCTCGTGCCGCATATCGACGACATCTGGTTCGGGGCGCTGACGATCGTCGCGACTCTGCTCGCCGCGGTGTTCCAGGTCGACGTCACGCGGTTGATCGCCCGCGACCGGAGTCCGGCCGACCGGGCCAAGCCGCTCAAGTACCTGATCGGCTTCCTGCCGATAGCGGCGTACCTCGCGGCCGGAACGGCGGTGGTGCTGCAGCATCCGTCCGGGATGTACCTCGCCGCAGCCGGCTGTGTCCTGGCCGTGGTGTCGGCGATCGTCGTGTCGTGGGTGGCCCTGGTCGAGGTGCTGCGGTGAGGCAGACCTCCCCGGTCGTGTGCGGGCGTTCCTCTCGGGTCACCCGGTGACTGTGATCTGCGCCTCCGGCGAGCCGCCCGCTTCCATCCATGCCAGGGAGCGTTCGAGGATGCCGCGCAGCATGTCGAGGTCGATCGCGTCGAGATCCTTGATGTATAGACAGCTCGCGCCGGTCGTGTGCGGACCGAGCGCGCTCAGCGCTTCCGCATGTGCCTCGGCGCCATCGAACAGATAGATCGTCGTCGCAGCCGTCCTCGGCGCGAAGCCGAGGAGTGCGCTGTCGCCCTCCGTCCCTGTGGGGTATCGGTAGTGGCAGGATCCGAAGCCGATGACGGTGCCCCAGGTCTGCGGGTCTCGACCGGAGATCTCCTGCATGAGGGCGGTGAGCGTCTCGGCATCCCGTCGCCGGATCGCCGGCTTCGCTCGCGCGATCAATCCGGCGACGTCGTCACCCGTGGGTTTCACTCCTTGGCCGCCTTGGCGGCGGCCTTCATCGCCTTCTTGTGCTCGCGCACCTTCGTCAGCGACTCGGGCGAGACGATGTCGGCGACGCTGCGGAACGAACCGTCCTCCCCGTACGCGCCGGCGGCTTCGCGCCAGCCCGCGCCGGTGAAGCCGTACTGCTTCCCGAGGAGAGCGAGGAAGATCTTGGCCTTCTGCTCGCCGAAACCCGGAAGCGCCTTGAGGCGCCGCAGGACCTCTGCTCCGTCAGGATCCCCGTGCGTCCACAGGCCGGCTGCATCGCCGCCCCAGTTGTCGACGATGTCCTGACAGAGGGTCTGCACACGCGCGGCCATCGAACCGGGGAACCGATGCACCGCAGGACTCGTCCTGAAGGCTTCGAGGAACTCGTCGGGATCCATGCGCGCGATCGAGGCGGCGTCCGCAGCGCCGGTGCGCTGCTCGATCTTCAGCGGGCCGGCGAAAGCTGTCTCCATCGGCACCTGCTGGTCGAGCAGCATCCCGACGAGCAGAGCGAGGGGGTTGTCGGTGAGGAGAGCGTCGGCGGCGGTGTCTCCGGTGATGTGAAGGGCCATGCCTCCAGTGTGGCAGGGTGATCCGGAGCTCGCCGAGTCGGTCGCTCAGAGTCGCTGCAGTCGGGGGAGGGGCCCTTCGAGGCGAGCGATCGCCACCTTCACCTGGGAGAGTTCCTCCTCGATGCGCACGAACCTGTCGTCGAACTTCTCCTCGAGGTGCACGAACCGCGCGTCGATCTTTTCGAACCGTTCGTCGATCTTCTCGAACCGTTCCTCGATGCGTTCGAAACGGCCTTCCAGAGAGGCCGTCTGTCGTGCGAGCATCCGGTGCAGGCCGCCGAGCACGGTTGTGCAGAACGCGGCGAGGGAGACGATGATCCCGATCAGATCCGGCGACACGAGCATCCTCCCAGTCTGCGCGGATCGACCGCGCTTGTCAGGGGAACGACGATATGAAGCATCCGGGTGGCGAGAGACCGGAAACGGTCCGCGAACGCGCTGGCTGTGGAGAATCCGCGACAGCGGAGTCTGTGCAGAGGAGGTCAGTCAGGCCGTTGCGACGTCGTCGTCCATCGACGAGTGGGCCGGCTGCACCGGCTCGATGCCGTACAGCGTCGTGAGCGCGGCGGCGAACTCGTCGGCCCGACCGGAGGCCGCGAGCTCGTGCGCGCGAGCCGTCGGGGTGTGCAGCAGCACTCCGGTGAGATGCCGCAGAGCCTGCTCGACCCTGCCGTCCTCATCGCCGCGTGCGCGGGCGCGCTCGATCTCCGAGTCCAGGAGCGAGAAGATGTGCGATCGCAGGGCGATGACCGACGGCGTCACGCTCTGCCGACTCCCGACGACGTGGAAGGTGTCGGCGGCTTCGCGCACGACGGTGCGCGCGGCATCCGTCGCCTGGAGCTCTTCCAGCGGTGCGTGCAGGCTGATGGTCTCGAGGTCGAGCAGCGCGACACCCTCGAGGGAGGCGACGGCGGGGTCGACGTTGCGCGGCATGCCGAGGTCGATCACGAGCTGGCTGTGCGCGCCGACGGGGCATCCGAGGGACGCTGCACCGGTCGGCGCCTGCAGGTGCGCGGGGGTGAGCACGGGCTCGGTCGCGGTCGTGCAGGTGATGAGCAGGCTCGAGTGCGCGGCGGTGCGCGCGTAGTCGGCCGCGGGGACGGGGCGGATGCCGTGCTTCGCGGCGAACTTCTCCGCGCGGCCGGAGGGCGAGTAGACGGAGATGTCGACGGCGCCGCGCTCGCGCAGCGTGGCGAGGGTCACGGCCGCGTAGGCGCCGGTTCCGACGAGCAGCACGCGCTCGGCCGACCAGTCGGCGATACGGCTGTCGGCCAGTTCGAGAGCAAGGCGCACGAGCGATCGGCCGGCGCGGCCCAGCGCGGTGACGTTCTTGACCTTGCGCTGCGCCTGGCTCGCGCGCTGGAAGAGGCGCTCGAGCTCGGGGGAGGTGGTGCCCTCCTTGCGAGCGGCCTTGAGTGCGCGGCGCACCTGGCCGGCGATCTCACCCTCGCCCGACACGACCGATTCGAGGCCGGAGGCGACGGAGAAGAGGTGCTCGGCCACGCGGCGACCGGAGTGCACCTCGTAAGCGCCGTCGAGTTCGGCGGTGCTGATGCCGGTGGCGGATTCGACCGCTTCGAGTACGGCCTCGACGCCGATGGCGCCCGCAGCGGTGACGGGCTCATCCATCTCCACGTACGCCTCGAACCGGTTGCACGTCGCGAGGACGACCGCACCCTGCACGCACGACGCAGTGTCCACCACGGTGGAGGCGACGTCGTCGGGGGTGCGGCTCAGGCGTTCGAGCAGTTCGAAGGAGGCGGTCTTGTGACTCGCCGTGACACACAGCAGCACCCGACAAGTCTACCCCTCCTCGCGCACAGGTCGGCCTCCGTGAGGGATGGGAGGATGGACGCATGGCCCTCTCCGACGCTCCGCTGGTGCGCGCCCTCACCGGCCCCCGCCCCGATCGCACCCCTGTCTGGTTCATGCGGCAGGCGGGCCGATCGCTTCCCGAGTACCGCGAGCTGCGGGTGGGGACGCGGATGCTCGACGCGTGCCTCACTCCCGAGCTCGCCGCCGAGATCACGCTGCAGCCCGTGCGCAGGCACGGCGTCGACGCGGCCGTGTTCTTCAGCGACATCGTCATCCCGCTGCGCCTCGCCGGTGTGGATGTCGAGATCGAGCCGGGACGCGGTCCGGTCTTCGCGAACCCCGTGCGCACGGTCGAGGACGTCGATCGCATCACGGCCATCGACCCGGCATCCCTCGACGGCGAGGCCGTCGCCGAGGCGGTCCGCATCGTCACGGCCGAGCTCGGCGAGACGCCGCTGATCGGATTCGCGGGGGCTCCCTTCACCCTCGCCGCCTACCTCGTCGAGGGCGGTCCGTCGAAGGAGCACCTGCGCGCCAGGGCGATGATGCACGCCGATCCCGACGCCTGGAACCGCCTCGCGGGCTGGCTGGCCCGGGTCTCCCGCCGGTTCCTCGAGATCCAGCGCGACGCGGGGGCATCCGTCGTCCAGCTCTTCGATTCGTGGGCCGGCTCATTGAGCCGCGCGGACTACCTCGCCTTCGTGGCCCCGCACTCGCGCACGGCGCTGGAGGGCATCGGCATCCCGACCATCCACTTCGGGGTCGGCACCGGACCGTTCCTCGCGGACATGCGCCTCGACGGGATCGCCGACGGCGTCGGCGTGGACTGGCGGATGCCGCTCGACGAAGCGGCGGCGCTCGTCGGGCCCGAGACCTCGCTGCAGGGAAACATCGACCCGGCGCTGCTCTCGGCGCCGTGGCCGGTGCTCGAGGGGCACGTTCGCGATGTCGTCGAGCGCGGTCGTGCGGCGCGCGGTCACATCCTCAATCTCGGACACGGCGTCCCGCCCGAGACCGACCCCGATCAGCTCACCCGCATCGTGGAGCTCGTCCACTCCCTCTGAGGCCGCGCCGCTCGCGGCGGGGGCGTGAATCCACGGCCCTCCCGGACGGTCCGCTCAGGCGGCGGTGCGAGGATTGAGGGCATGAGCCACGAGCCCGCCCCCTCGGATCAGACGCCCCACCCCGACCCCGCGGAACTGGCAGAACGCGCATCGCACCGCCATGTCGTCGTGATCGGCGGGGGAGTCGGCGGACTCATCGCGGCCCGTGAGTGCGTCAAGGTCGGCATGCGCGTCACGGTGCTGGAAGCGGCGGATGCCGTCGGCGGCGCCATCCGCCGGGCCGAACTCGACGGCGTGGTGCTGGACGCGGGCGCCGAGAGCTACGCCACGCGAGGCGGGCACGTGCGGGCTCTCGTCACGGAGCTCGGCCTGGCCGACCGGATCGTGAGGCCCGCCGCGGGAGGGGCCTGGGTCTCCGGCATCCCGGGTGTGGGCGCGGCGCCGCTGCCGGCGGGCGGCATCCTCGGCATCCCGAGCAACCCCTTCCAGGAGGACGTGCGTCGAGTGATCGGATGGTCGGGCGTGTGGCGCGCGTATCTCGACCGCGTGCGCCCTCCGCTGACGATCGGGCACAGCCACAGTCTCGGCAAGCTGGTCGCGTCGCGCATGGGCGCCAAGGTGCGGGATCGTCTTGTCGCACCCGTCACGACGGGCGTGTACTCGGCGTCGCCGGATGACGTCGACGTCGACGCCGCAGCGCCGGGACTGAACGCGGCCCTCACGAGCGTCGGCTCTCTGTCGGGCGCCGTGCAGGCGCTCCGCGACGAGGGCGCGGCGAAGGCCGCGAAGGCGCAGACTCCCGGCGCGGCGGTCGAGGGGCTCGTCGGCGGCATGTCGGTGCTGTCCGACGCGCTCGTCGCAGACATCGAGAAGCTCGGCGGGGTCGTGCGCACCGGCATCCGTGTCACCGATGTCTCGCGTGACGGCGACGCCTGGACGGTGCGGACCGATGCCGATGCCGATGAGCACGCCGATCTCGCCGAGCTCACCGCCGACGGCGTCGTCGTCGCGACCTCGGAGTCCGTGGCCCGCGAGCTGCTCGTCGCTGCCGCACCAGCGCTCGCCGCGACCGAGACCGCGACCGCTCCCGAGATCGAGATCGTGACCCTGCTGCTTCGTGCGCCGTCGCTCCGCGGCGCGCCTCGGGGCACGGGGGTCCTGACGGTGCCGGGCAGCCACACCGCGAAGGCGCTCACCCATTCGACGGCGAAGTGGGAGTGGGTGCGTGAGGCCGCCGGAGACCGGCACGTCGTGCGGGTGTCGTTCGGCGCTCAGGGGGAGCCGGCCGCGACGTCGGCCCTCGACGACGACGGGGCCGCGCGGTTGGCGCTCCGTGAGGCGGCCGCTCTGCTCGGTCTCCCCTTGCGGGACGAGGACCTCGTGGCCGCGCATCGGTCGCGCTTCGTGCAGTCGCAGCCCGCCTCGATCATCGGGTCGGCGGAACGCCGTGACGCTGCGCGCACCGCCGTGCAGGCCGTCCCCGGACTCGCTGCCGTCGGCGCCTGGCTCGCCGGCACCGGACTGGCCCAGGTGGTGCCGGATGCCGTCGACGAGGCCGACCGGCTCCGCCGGGCGCTGCTCTGGGACTGAGCCGACGCGCCGCAGACGAGTGAGCGCGGCGCACGTGACCGCTTCGCGCCCATCTGTCAACCCTCCCCCCGATAGATGCCGAAAGCGGCATACGGCGTTACGCTGGACACCTGTCAGGCGGCGCCGAGCCGCCGGTTCGCCCATCGGCGTTCACACCGGAACAACGTGAGGAGACCCCATGAAGGGGAAGATCGGACTCGTCGTAGGACTCGGCGTGGGATACGTGCTCGGAACACGCGCAGGACGCGAGCGCTACGAGCAGATCAAGACGCAGTGGCTCAAGGTCTGGAACCTCGACCCGGTGCAGGAGCAGGTCGAGAAGGCGAAGGGATTCATCGGCGACAAGGCTGCTGCGGTCCCCGGCGCGATCTGGACCGGCGTGCAGAAGGTCGTGAAGTCGGCGAGCGGCAACGGCACCCCCGGCCAGCGCCTCGATTCCGCGGTCGCCGCGGGTCGCAAGGCGGCGGAGGACGTGGTCGACGCGACCGAGGATGCCGTGGACGAGGCCAAGGCGAACGCCGAGAAGCCCGCTGCGAAGAAGCCTGCCGCCAAGAAGCCGGCGTCGTCGTCTGCGAAGACCGGGAGCTGACATGGCTCGCGGATACCGCGATCGCGCCGAGGACAGCCTGCTGTCGCTGATCGGCGATCTGCCCGAACTCATCGGCAACCTCGTCAAGGCCGAGATCGACGCGGCGAAGGTGTGGATCTCGAAGACTGCGAAGGACGCCGGGATCGGCTCCGTCTGGTTCCTCGTCGCGCTGTTCTTCCTGTTCTGGGCCGTGCCGGTGATCCTCGTGTTCGCGATCGCGGGGTTGTCGTCGTGGTGGCCGGTGTGGCTCTCGGCGCTGGCCGTGCTCGGCATCCTGATACTCGCCGTGCTGTTCTTCGCGCTGCTCGGCATCCTGAAGTTCCGCAAGGTGCTCCGTCGCCAGAATCCCGCCCAGGCGGTCGGCGATGACATCCGAATCGTGAAGGAAGCCGGCGATGACGAACTCTGAGATCTCGCGGCGCCGCACGGCGCCGACCATGGACACGCTGCCGAAGACCGCCGTTCCCGCAGGGATCGCCGACGCCCGGGAGTCGGCGCGGGCCGAGCTGAAGGCCGCCCTCGCCGCGATCGAGGTCAAGGGCAACTTCCCGCGTCGCATCGACAAGGCGTCGAAGCGCGCCGTGGCGAAGGCACGCGTGTTCGCCGACCGGAACCCCGTGGCGGCGGTCGCGGCCGCGGTCGCGGTGGCCGCCGTCGTCGGGGGAGCCGTCTGGGCCATCGCCAGGGCCGTCTCGCGCTGACACGCCCCGTCGCCCCTGCGCGGAGGACGCGGTAGGACGAGACCCGCAGAGCGACACCGGGGGTTCGCCACCACTCCGCAAAAGGGGGCAGACTGGATTCATGTCCGTTGAGCACGAAGAGAACCCGTCCGGCTTCACTCTGTGGGCCGTGTGGCGACGCAATCCTGACGCCCCGGTGACCGAGGCCGACTCCACCGAACTCGAGACGATCGTCTCGTACATCGAGGATTCCGGCGTCACCGTGCGCGGTTTCTACGACGTCTCCGGGCTCAAGGCGGACGCCGATCTCATGGTCTGGCTGCACGGTGACACCGCCGAGGAGCTGCAGCGGGCGCTGCGTCGTCTGCGCCGCACGGAGCTGCTGCGCACGCTGCTGCCGGTCTGGAACGTCATGGGCGTGCACCGCGACGCCGAGTTCAACCGCTCTCACGTCCCGGGTTTCCTGCGCGGCGTCGAGCCGAAGGACTGGCTGTGCCTGTACCCGTTCGTGCGGACCCCGGAGTGGTACCTCGCGCCCGAGGGGGAGCGTCGCGCGATGCTCGCCGACCACGGACGCAAGGGGGCCGCGTTCACCGGTGTGATCGCGAACACGGTCGCCGCGTTCGCGCTCGGCGACTACGAGTGGATCCTCCCGATGGAGGCCGACGACGTGACCGACCTCGTCGACATGATGCGCGACCTGCGGTACACCGACGCGCGCCTGTTCGTGAAGGAGGAGGTGCCCTTCTACACCGGCCGCCGTCTGCGCTTCGACGAGATCGCGGACGTGCTGCAGTAGGTCTCCCATGAGCACTCCGTCTTCGCTGTCCTCCCCGATCCGGCTGGGCACCCGTCGCAGCGCGCTCGCGCAGGCGCAGTCCGGTCATGTCGCCGCCGCCCTCGAGAAGGTGTCGGGTCGCCGCGTCGAGCTCGTGCCGATCACGAGCGAGGGCGACACGAACCGCGCCTCGCTGTCGGAGATCGGCGGCCAGGGCATCTTCGCGACTCGACTGCGCGAGGCGCTGTTCGCCGGTGAGTGCGACTTCCTCGTGCACTCGCTCAAGGATCTGCCGACGGCGATCCCCGACGGGTTGACGATCGCGGCGACCCCGCCGCGCGTCGACGCCCGTGACGTCGCGATCACGCGGGCTGGCGCACCGCTGCACGAGCTGCGCACCGGCAGCACGGTGGGTACCGGCTCGCCGCGGCGTATCGCGCAGGTGCGCAGGCGTGCACCGCACGCGCAGGTCGTCGACATCCGCGGCAACGTCGACTCGCGTCTGCAGCGCGTGGCCTCGGGAGAACTGGATGCCGTGATCCTGGCGGCTGCGGGGCTCTCGCGCCTCGGCAGCGACTCCCCGCTGCGCCGCGAGGAGCTCGGACTGGCCGAGTGGCCGACCGCGCCAGGGCAGGGAGCGCTGGGCGTCGAGACGCTGGCGGATGCTCCGGCTGAGCTGCTCGAGGCGCTCGCCGCGCTCGATGATCACGACACCCGAATCGCGGTGACGGTCGAGCGTGCCGTTCTCGAGGGTCTGGATGCCGGATGCCAGGCGCCGATGGCCGCGCACGCCGTTCTTTCGGGCGATGAGATCCGCGTCAGGACGGTCGTGTACGCCCCCGAGGGAGGGCGTCGGATCGGGCTCGACGTCACCGAGGTGCTGAACGGGGAGTATATTCGTCGGAACGGCAGTGGCAATGATGCGGATGCTGCCGATGGTGCAGACCCGATGCACGCAGCGCGCGAGCTCGGGTTGACTCTTGCCCGTCGGCTGCTCGAACAGGGGGCGGCTGACCTCGTCTCCCGAGAGCATTCTTCATGACTGATTCGAAGCAGGACCGACCGCTGAGCGGGTGGCGCATTCTCGTGCCCCGCGGCGGACCGTGGGGCGATGGCGTCGCCGCGAGTCTGCGTGCCCAGGGGGCGGTTCCCGTGGTGGCGCCCCTCATCAACTTCGCGCCGACGACCGACCAGGCGGCGCTCGACGTCGCGCTGGCACAGCTCGCCGACGGCGTGTACGACTGGCTGACCGTGACGAGTGCGACGACGGTCGACGTGATGTTCGCTCATCGCGCCGTCGTGCCCCGCAGCACGAAGATCGCGGCGGTGGGCGAGACGACCGCCGCCGCGTTGCAGGCCGTCGGGTATGAGGTCGCCCTCGTGCCCGAGCAGGACAACTCCGCCGAGGGGATGGCGGAGCAGCTCATCGCTCTCGAGACCGAGCCCCGCCGCATCCTCGCCCTGCGCAGCGAGATCGCGAAGCCCGTGCTGAGCGTGCTGCTGCAGGAGGCAGGGCATGACGTCGACAGCGTCGTCGCGTACCGCACGGTGGGGGTGCCGGTCACGGATCGCATCAAGCGCGACGTCGAGAACGGGCGCATCAACGCGATCCTCATCACGAGCGGGTCGGTCGCCGCGCAGGTGCGCGAGCAGTTCCCGGAGATCCCCGACGACACTCTCCTCGCGGCGATCGGACCCCGCACCGCGCGCGATGCCGACAAGGCGGGCCTGCCGATCACGGTCATCGCCGATCGGCAGACGGTGGATGCCCTGATCGAAGCCGTGTCGAGCTTCACGCTTCCGCACGCGGCGGACGAGTTGGCGCCATGAGTTTCCCCGATGTGAGGATGCGTCGGCTGCGTCAGTCGCCGGCGATGCGCGGTCTCGTTCGGGAGACCTCCGTGGAGCCGCGCCAGCTCGTGCTGCCGCTGTTCGTGCGGGAGGGGCTGACCGAGGCGCAGCCGATCGGTTCCATGCCCGGTGTCGCCCAGCACTCGCTCGACTCGCTCCGCGCGGTCGCGACGGAGGCGGCGGAGGCCGGTGTCGGCGGCGTCATGCTGTTCGGCGTGCCGGCGGTCCGCGATGCCCGGGGCTCGGGAGCGGACGACCCGAAGGGCATTCTCAACGTGGCCACGGAGGCGCTGGCCGCCGAGGTGGGCGACGCGCTGGTCGTGCAGACCGATCTCTGCCTGGACGAGTTCACCGATCACGGCCACTGCGGTGTGCTGGCAGCGGACGGCTCCGTCGACAACGACGCGACCCTGGAGCGGTACACGTCGATGGCCCTCTCGCAGGCGCGAGCCGGTTCGCAGCTGCTCGGCCTGTCGGGGATGATGGACGGCCAGGTCGCGGTGATCCGCCATGCTCTCGACGCGGAGGGGTTCACCGACACTCTGCTGCTGGCGTACGCCGCGAAGTACGCGAGCGCGTTCTACGGCCCGTTCCGCGAGGCCGTGGATTCGCAGCTGCGGGGAGACCGGCGCACGTACCAGCTCGATCCCGGCAACCGTCGCGAGGGCGTGCGCGAGGCCGTCGTGGACGAGCAGGAGGGTGCCGACATCGTCATGGTGAAGCCGGCGATGGCCTTCCTCGATGTGCTGCGCGAGGTCCGCGATACCGTCGATGTTCCCGTGTGGGCGTACCAGGTGTCGGGCGAGTACGCGATGATCGAGGCCGCCGCGGCGAACGGGTGGATCGATCGTCGTGCGTCGATCCTCGAGTCGCTGCTGTCGATCCGTCGGGCGGGCGCGGATGCCGTGCTGACGTACTGGGCGACCGAGGCGGCTCGCTGGCTGCGCAGCTGAGCCCGGCGCCCAGCCGCGCGGGCTAGCCTGGAGGATGCCGGTATCCGCCGTGCGACGCCTGAGGAGTGTGCTGTGACCGACCGCAATGACGACCTGTTCTCCGCTGCCCGTGCGGTGATCCCCGGCGGCGTGAACTCGCCGGTGCGGGCGTACGGTTCGGTGGGCGGGACGCCGCGGTTCCTCGCGTCGGCGCGCGGTGCTCGCGTGACGGATGCCGCCGGTGTGGAGTACGTCGACCTCGTGGCGTCGTGGGGCCCCGCACTCCTCGGGCACGCTCACCCGGAGGTCGTCGCGGCCGTGCAGGAGGCCGCGAATCGGGGTCTGTCCTTCGGTGCTCCGACGGAGGGCGAGGTGGAGCTCGCGGAGCTGATCGCCGACCGCGTGCGCGTGGGCGATGCGGCACCGGTCGAACGGGTGCGCCTCGTATCGACGGGCACCGAGGCGACGATGACGGCGATTCGGCTGGCGCGGGGTGCGACCGGCCGGGACCTGCTCGTGAAGTTCGCCGGCCACTATCACGGGCATTCCGACGGACTGCTCGCGGCCGCGGGCTCGGGCGTCGCAACGCTCGCGCTCCCTGGCTCTGCGGGTGTGCCGGCTCCGATCGCCGCCCAGACGCTCGTGATCGACTACAACGACCGCGCGGCGCTGGAGGCGGTCTTCGCCGAGCACGGAGATCGGATCGCCGCCGTCATCGTCGAGGCTGCCGCCGCGAACATGGGAGTCGTGACCCCGGAGCCGGGGTTCAACCGCTTCCTCGCCGACATCGCGCACCAGCACGGCGCGCTGCTGATCCTCGACGAGGTGCTCACCGGATTCCGGGTGCACCCGGCGGGCTACTGGGGCCTGCAGGCGGAAGCGGGCGAGGATTATCGGCCCGACATCATCACGTTCGGCAAGGTCGTCGGAGGCGGAATGCCCCTCGCCGCACTCGGCGGACGGGCCGAGGTCATGGACATGCTCGCCCCGGTCGGTCCGGTCTACCAGGCCGGGACGCTCTCCGGGAACCCGCTGTCGGTGGCCGCGGGTCTCGCGACTCTGCGGCTCGCCACCCCCGACGTCTACGCGACAGTGGATGCCGCGGCGTCGCGCATCGCCAGCGCACTCGATGCGGCGCTGACGGATGCCGGTGTCACGCACGCGATCTCCCACGCCGGCAGCCTGTTCAGCGCGTCGTTCCGTGACGGTGCTCCCCGCGACTACGCGCAGGCGCAGGCGCAGGAGTCCTTCCGGTACGCTCCGTTCTTCCACAGCATGCGCGAACACGGTG is a window from the Microbacterium sp. LWO14-1.2 genome containing:
- a CDS encoding glutamate-1-semialdehyde 2,1-aminomutase, which encodes MTDRNDDLFSAARAVIPGGVNSPVRAYGSVGGTPRFLASARGARVTDAAGVEYVDLVASWGPALLGHAHPEVVAAVQEAANRGLSFGAPTEGEVELAELIADRVRVGDAAPVERVRLVSTGTEATMTAIRLARGATGRDLLVKFAGHYHGHSDGLLAAAGSGVATLALPGSAGVPAPIAAQTLVIDYNDRAALEAVFAEHGDRIAAVIVEAAAANMGVVTPEPGFNRFLADIAHQHGALLILDEVLTGFRVHPAGYWGLQAEAGEDYRPDIITFGKVVGGGMPLAALGGRAEVMDMLAPVGPVYQAGTLSGNPLSVAAGLATLRLATPDVYATVDAAASRIASALDAALTDAGVTHAISHAGSLFSASFRDGAPRDYAQAQAQESFRYAPFFHSMREHGVALPPSVFEAWFLTAAHGEDELQRIEAALPAAASAAARALAAS
- a CDS encoding uroporphyrinogen-III synthase, encoding MTDSKQDRPLSGWRILVPRGGPWGDGVAASLRAQGAVPVVAPLINFAPTTDQAALDVALAQLADGVYDWLTVTSATTVDVMFAHRAVVPRSTKIAAVGETTAAALQAVGYEVALVPEQDNSAEGMAEQLIALETEPRRILALRSEIAKPVLSVLLQEAGHDVDSVVAYRTVGVPVTDRIKRDVENGRINAILITSGSVAAQVREQFPEIPDDTLLAAIGPRTARDADKAGLPITVIADRQTVDALIEAVSSFTLPHAADELAP
- the hemQ gene encoding hydrogen peroxide-dependent heme synthase; the encoded protein is MSVEHEENPSGFTLWAVWRRNPDAPVTEADSTELETIVSYIEDSGVTVRGFYDVSGLKADADLMVWLHGDTAEELQRALRRLRRTELLRTLLPVWNVMGVHRDAEFNRSHVPGFLRGVEPKDWLCLYPFVRTPEWYLAPEGERRAMLADHGRKGAAFTGVIANTVAAFALGDYEWILPMEADDVTDLVDMMRDLRYTDARLFVKEEVPFYTGRRLRFDEIADVLQ
- the hemC gene encoding hydroxymethylbilane synthase, which encodes MSTPSSLSSPIRLGTRRSALAQAQSGHVAAALEKVSGRRVELVPITSEGDTNRASLSEIGGQGIFATRLREALFAGECDFLVHSLKDLPTAIPDGLTIAATPPRVDARDVAITRAGAPLHELRTGSTVGTGSPRRIAQVRRRAPHAQVVDIRGNVDSRLQRVASGELDAVILAAAGLSRLGSDSPLRREELGLAEWPTAPGQGALGVETLADAPAELLEALAALDDHDTRIAVTVERAVLEGLDAGCQAPMAAHAVLSGDEIRVRTVVYAPEGGRRIGLDVTEVLNGEYIRRNGSGNDADAADGADPMHAARELGLTLARRLLEQGAADLVSREHSS
- the hemB gene encoding porphobilinogen synthase, producing the protein MSFPDVRMRRLRQSPAMRGLVRETSVEPRQLVLPLFVREGLTEAQPIGSMPGVAQHSLDSLRAVATEAAEAGVGGVMLFGVPAVRDARGSGADDPKGILNVATEALAAEVGDALVVQTDLCLDEFTDHGHCGVLAADGSVDNDATLERYTSMALSQARAGSQLLGLSGMMDGQVAVIRHALDAEGFTDTLLLAYAAKYASAFYGPFREAVDSQLRGDRRTYQLDPGNRREGVREAVVDEQEGADIVMVKPAMAFLDVLREVRDTVDVPVWAYQVSGEYAMIEAAAANGWIDRRASILESLLSIRRAGADAVLTYWATEAARWLRS